A stretch of the Candidatus Binataceae bacterium genome encodes the following:
- a CDS encoding cupin domain-containing protein, whose product MSRIRKPVHIEPKGWGREVWIANNDRYCGKILEIRQGKRCSLHYHKLKTETFYLRTGKLKVRVKESATAETLEEFILGPGDCMDVPVGMVHQMEALEDSELLEFSTQHFETDSHRLVKGD is encoded by the coding sequence ATGAGCCGCATACGTAAACCGGTACACATTGAGCCTAAAGGCTGGGGTCGCGAAGTATGGATCGCGAATAACGATCGCTACTGCGGCAAGATTCTCGAAATCAGGCAGGGCAAACGCTGCTCGCTGCACTACCACAAGCTCAAGACCGAAACCTTCTATCTGCGCACGGGTAAGCTCAAAGTGCGGGTGAAGGAATCAGCCACGGCGGAGACCCTGGAGGAATTTATTCTGGGTCCAGGGGACTGCATGGATGTGCCGGTGGGAATGGTGCATCAGATGGAAGCGCTGGAAGACTCGGAGCTGCTCGAGTTTTCCACTCAGCACTTCGAGACTGACTCTCATCGCCTGGTCAAAGGAGATTAA
- a CDS encoding transcription termination/antitermination NusG family protein: MELNDGTAWYLIRTKTGKERWVKDQLQTTVPEVFLPLLRGKAPRWGRMAMSVGPLFPCYVFARFDLQRSYFEVKYMPGVRGIVSAGSDPLAVPTTIVTEIRRRGVDDVVEIPEKPLGNGDRVLVVEGPFRGFEAIFERYLSGAERVAILLSAIEAGGLRVLLPASAVAKYP; encoded by the coding sequence ATGGAATTAAATGACGGCACCGCCTGGTATCTGATTCGTACCAAAACCGGCAAGGAGCGATGGGTAAAAGACCAGCTCCAGACTACGGTGCCGGAAGTGTTCCTGCCGCTGCTGCGGGGGAAGGCCCCGCGCTGGGGCCGGATGGCGATGTCGGTGGGGCCGTTGTTCCCTTGCTACGTGTTTGCGCGCTTCGATCTTCAGCGCAGTTACTTCGAAGTCAAGTATATGCCCGGGGTGCGGGGTATCGTCTCCGCAGGCAGCGACCCTCTGGCGGTGCCTACCACGATCGTGACTGAAATCCGTCGGCGCGGCGTCGACGATGTGGTCGAAATCCCGGAAAAGCCGCTCGGCAACGGGGACCGGGTGTTAGTGGTGGAAGGACCGTTCCGCGGGTTTGAAGCGATCTTCGAGCGCTATCTCTCGGGGGCGGAGCGGGTGGCGATTCTGCTCAGCGCTATCGAGGCCGGCGGACTCAGGGTGCTTCTGCCCGCATCGGCGGTCGCGAAATATCCCTGA